A stretch of the Drosophila subpulchrella strain 33 F10 #4 breed RU33 unplaced genomic scaffold, RU_Dsub_v1.1 Primary Assembly Seq24, whole genome shotgun sequence genome encodes the following:
- the LOC119559389 gene encoding putative inorganic phosphate cotransporter encodes MSIDLKGPVVGIRHLQAFLLFLAIVVNYTARLCVSVGIVAMTDAATANENFPEYDWTGAQQSYVLSCFYWGYIVTQFPTGFLVRRFGAKAVLLIPTLGTAVLSALTPFCVAWGGWQAFCTIRIMEGLFQGLIFPCIHEHLAKWSPPEDRNRLGAFAYSGADCGSVLAMASSGLIANSSMGWPGIFYVSAGTCGLWCLLWVTLSANNAPSHRLIGAREQEHIERSTKRSDGFHGQKIPIPWRAIWTSVPFYALLIVRGAQGWANSIMQLQTPFYLHGVLKMDIKSNALYSALPFLAMWVMSYVYLVFADVAMSRHWMSLTTLRKAINTVSYWGPAAILIGIGFLDNSQTSLAIALMTINAGLNAGSGIGSILTIIDMSPNHSGMLMAIVNGIGNIFPLLTPLLVGVIVTDPGSRSQWQIVFAMTAVVFFFGNLVYLIWGTTDLQLWDAEDYLKTPDANCNQNGQQLDLRFKADLEADITTLAAGK; translated from the exons GCCCCGTTGTTGGCATACGTCACCTACAGGCCTTTCTGCTTTTTCTAGCCATCGTGGTGAATTACACAGCACGGCTCTGCGTTAGCGTGGGCATAGTGGCCATGACGGATGCAGCGACCGCCAATGAAAATTTTCCG GAGTACGATTGGACAGGAGCGCAGCAGTCGTACGTCCTGTCTTGCTTTTACTGGGGCTACATCGTCACCCAATTTCCCACCGGTTTCTTGGTTCGGCGCTTTGGGGCTAAGGCGGTTCTGCTCATCCCAACGCTGGGCACGGCCGTCCTAAGTGCTCTAACGCCTTTCTGCGTAGCCTGGGGCGGCTGGCAGGCCTTCTGCACCATACGCATCATGGAGGGCCTCTTTCAAGGTCTGATCTTTCCATGCATTCACGAGCACCTGGCCAAGTGGTCTCCGCCGGAGGATCGCAACCGGCTGGGCGCCTTTGCTTACTCAGGGGCCGACTGCGGGTCAGTTCTGGCTATGGCTAGCAGTGGTCTGATAGCAAACAGCTCCATGGGTTGGCCGGGAATTTTCTACGTGTCGGCAGGCACCTGTGGGCTTTGGTGTCTCCTTTGGGTGACACTCAGTGCAAATAACGCCCCTAGCCATCGGCTGATCGGGGCCCGGGAACAGGAGCACATCGAACGATCAACGAAGCGGAGCGATGGCTTCCACGGCCAGAAGATTCCCATCCCATGGCGAGCCATCTGGACTTCCGTTCCCTTCTATGCACTACTAATCGTGCGGGGCGCTCAGGGCTGGGCCAATTCCATAATGCAGCTGCAGACACCATTCTACTTGCACGGCGTCCTGAAAATGGACATCAAAAGCAATGCGCTTTACTCGGCCCTGCCCTTCCTGGCCATGTGGGTTATGTCCTATGTATACCTAGTCTTCGCTGACGTGGCCATGTCTCGGCATTGGATGTCCTTAACCACGCTACGTAAGGCAATTAACACCGTTTCGTACTGGGGGCCGGCGGCGATTCTTATCGGGATTGGCTTTCTGGACAACAGTCAGACCAGTCTGGCCATCGCTCTGATGACAATCAATGCTGGCTTAAACGCCGGGTCTGGAATAGGCAGCATCCTGACCATCATCGACATGTCGCCCAACCACTCAGGCATGCTGATGGCCATTGTTAACGGCATTGGAAATATATTTCCGCTCCTAACGCCGCTATTAGTAGGCGTTATTGTTACCGATCCT GGTTCGAGGAGTCAGTGGCAGATCGTATTTGCCATGACCGCCGTTGTTTTTTTCTTCGGCAACCTGGTATACCTTATTTGGGGCACCACTGACCTGCAGCTCTGGGATGCCGAAGACTACCTGAAGACCCCGGACGCAAATTGCAATCAAAATGGTCAGCAACTGGATCTCAGATTCAAGGCGGATTTAGAGGCAGACATAACCACATTAGCGGCTGGAAAATAA